The genomic segment GACCATGAAAGAGAGACTGGACCGTTTTTACAACCAGATAGAGAGCCTCATGTTGGAACACAGGTTCACCGAGGTCAAGGAGACTCTATCCACCATGGAACCCGCCGACATAGGGGAGATCCTCGTGGAGGCACCCCAGGCGAAGAGAGTGCTCATATTCCGTCTTCTTTCAAAGGATCTCGCGATCGATGTTTTTGAACACATGGAGGGAACGGAGAGGGAGGAACTCCTCGACTGCTTCACCACCAAGGAAGCGGCCGAAATCATCGAGGAGATGTCCGACGACGACCGTACCGCCCTGCTGGACGAACTGCCGGCCAAGACGGTGGAGAAATTGATGCAGCACCTCTCGCCCGAGGAAAGGAAGATAGCGAATCACCTTT from the Thermovirga sp. genome contains:
- the mgtE gene encoding magnesium transporter encodes the protein MKERLDRFYNQIESLMLEHRFTEVKETLSTMEPADIGEILVEAPQAKRVLIFRLLSKDLAIDVFEHMEGTEREELLDCFTTKEAAEIIEEMSDDDRTALLDELPAKTVEKLMQHLSPEERKIANHLLNYPEDSAGRIMTAEYIGLKSSMTATVALQHIRRVARSKETIYTCFVMDGERRLRGVVDLEDIILAQPETLVSDLMDDNPVFVTTLTDQEKVAQVMSRYDLHVIPVVDLEN